The Leucobacter sp. UCMA 4100 genome window below encodes:
- the ribH gene encoding 6,7-dimethyl-8-ribityllumazine synthase, producing the protein MAGSGAPSLAIEAEGLRVAVLAGSWHEEIMNGLIEGACSTLQSAGAEFELHRVAGAFELPVAAQAALAGEFDAVVCLGVIVRGGTPHFDYVCNAVTDGLTRVALDTGKAVGFGVLTVDTDEQAFQRSGLPGSQESKGQEAAEAALNTALLVSQLRG; encoded by the coding sequence ATGGCGGGTTCAGGAGCCCCATCACTCGCGATCGAGGCAGAGGGCCTTCGCGTCGCCGTGCTCGCAGGCAGCTGGCACGAAGAAATCATGAACGGGCTTATCGAGGGAGCCTGCAGCACGTTGCAGAGCGCGGGCGCCGAGTTCGAGCTGCACCGCGTCGCCGGCGCCTTCGAGCTTCCGGTCGCCGCTCAGGCGGCCCTCGCCGGTGAGTTCGACGCGGTCGTGTGCCTCGGCGTCATCGTGCGCGGCGGAACCCCGCACTTCGACTACGTCTGCAACGCGGTGACCGACGGGCTCACCCGCGTTGCCCTCGACACGGGCAAGGCCGTTGGCTTTGGGGTGCTCACCGTCGATACCGACGAGCAGGCGTTCCAGCGCTCGGGGCTGCCCGGGTCGCAGGAGTCAAAGGGCCAGGAGGCCGCTGAGGCCGCACTCAACACGGCGCTGCTCGTGTCGCAGCTGCGCGGCTAG
- the gap gene encoding type I glyceraldehyde-3-phosphate dehydrogenase, whose amino-acid sequence MVRIAMNGFGRIGRGMLRAWLEREDLRGELQIVAINDLMPPETLAWLLRADSVYGKLGHPVSVAGEKLSVQGHEIALYAERDPARLPWRELEVDIVLEATGRFTKAEASRAHLRAGARRVLVSAPSKGADATIVMGVNDETLRGGQATIVSNGSCTTNAIAPIARVLHDLATIEQGMMTTVHAYTGDQMLVDGPHSDLRRARAAGLNIVPTSTGAARAIGAVIPELEGKLSGDAIRVPVPSGSLIELTAHVSREVSVEALLAAYAEAERGRLDGILAVSHDPLVSSDIVGDPHSVVIDGGLMRQAGNHVKVVGWYDNEWAFSNRMLETALAVARA is encoded by the coding sequence ATGGTACGCATTGCAATGAATGGGTTTGGAAGAATCGGCCGGGGCATGCTGCGCGCCTGGCTCGAGCGCGAAGACCTGAGGGGTGAGCTCCAGATCGTTGCGATCAACGACCTGATGCCGCCAGAGACGCTCGCGTGGCTGCTGCGCGCCGACAGCGTCTATGGAAAGCTCGGGCACCCCGTGAGCGTAGCGGGCGAGAAGCTCAGCGTTCAGGGGCACGAGATTGCGCTCTACGCCGAGCGCGACCCTGCCCGCCTGCCGTGGCGCGAGCTCGAGGTCGATATCGTGCTCGAAGCGACGGGTCGCTTCACGAAGGCCGAGGCTTCGAGGGCCCACCTGCGCGCTGGTGCCCGTCGCGTGCTCGTTAGCGCACCCTCGAAGGGGGCCGACGCGACCATCGTGATGGGTGTGAATGACGAAACGCTCCGGGGCGGGCAGGCGACGATCGTGTCGAACGGCTCGTGCACGACGAACGCCATCGCTCCGATCGCCCGCGTGCTGCACGACCTCGCGACGATCGAGCAGGGCATGATGACGACAGTGCACGCCTACACCGGCGACCAGATGCTCGTCGACGGCCCACACAGCGACCTGCGGCGCGCCCGCGCGGCCGGGCTCAACATCGTGCCAACCTCGACGGGGGCGGCCCGCGCGATCGGGGCGGTGATTCCTGAGCTTGAAGGCAAGCTGTCGGGAGACGCGATCCGCGTTCCCGTTCCCAGCGGATCGCTCATCGAGCTCACGGCGCACGTCTCGCGCGAGGTGAGTGTTGAAGCGCTGCTCGCGGCCTACGCTGAGGCTGAACGGGGGAGGCTCGACGGGATCTTGGCGGTATCGCATGATCCGCTCGTCTCGTCTGACATCGTCGGCGACCCGCACTCGGTCGTGATCGACGGGGGCCTCATGCGCCAGGCCGGTAACCACGTCAAGGTGGTCGGGTGGTACGACAACGAGTGGGCTTTCTCGAACCGCATGCTTGAGACAGCCCTGGCGGTCGCGAGGGCCTAA
- a CDS encoding GNAT family N-acetyltransferase, with the protein MTEIGEGLEAWAGGLFVEGSVRLRQFRESDTEKLSEWWRDPSVTIMQTDRMPVGDDATLTEMFRMWNKNDTPSACGYSLINHEGEFVGHVSLWGVTPPTMIATLAVIVGPEHQGNGHGRDAVRAALRIAFEEMGVNKVELQVWHFNTRARGLYASLGFVEEGVRRAAVYHRSAFHDQVLMGMLRDEYLTMATRR; encoded by the coding sequence ATGACTGAAATCGGTGAGGGTCTTGAAGCGTGGGCCGGCGGCCTCTTTGTTGAGGGCAGCGTGCGGCTTCGGCAGTTTCGAGAGAGCGACACCGAGAAGCTCAGCGAGTGGTGGCGTGACCCGTCGGTGACGATCATGCAAACCGACCGTATGCCCGTCGGCGATGACGCCACGCTCACCGAGATGTTTCGCATGTGGAACAAGAACGACACACCTTCGGCGTGCGGCTACTCGCTCATCAATCACGAGGGAGAGTTCGTTGGTCACGTTTCACTCTGGGGTGTGACCCCGCCCACGATGATTGCCACGCTCGCGGTGATCGTGGGCCCCGAACACCAGGGCAACGGCCACGGCCGTGACGCGGTTCGCGCCGCGCTGCGCATCGCCTTTGAAGAGATGGGCGTCAACAAGGTCGAGTTGCAGGTGTGGCACTTCAATACTCGCGCCCGCGGGCTCTACGCCTCGCTCGGCTTCGTTGAAGAGGGCGTGCGCCGAGCGGCGGTCTACCACCGCTCGGCATTTCACGACCAGGTACTCATGGGCATGTTGCGCGACGAGTACCTGACCATGGCGACTCGTCGCTAG
- a CDS encoding ABC transporter ATP-binding protein produces the protein MSTAPPAGTKKRSSRPGRKRGREGAAPKGPRATLGELLPYLFEQKALLTVIIVLSLLGAITSLAQPLIVGQVITRVGDAEPLGWLIWGIVVLVLFSALFNSTQHYLLQRMGEGVVLSSRRTLIAKILHLPISEFDQRRTGDLVSRIGSDTTLLRAVLTQGLVEVVGGALMFIGALIAMLIIDPVLFAITFGVLLVALLLVLALGSRIGPAVARSQEKVGDLAASVDRAISSIRTIRAAGATEREAATITEQAESAYGYGLKVARISAFIVPVSFIALQVSFLAVLGAGGYRVATGTLEISSLVVFLIFLFMLVQPLGLAFGAINAANQALGALGRIQEITRLSTETEHDAEIAAATPEGRIVPLEVPTSGDVPAIALDNVHFTYRSAAPFRLSDVPEGSGRRAMRDYEAAPAEIIETRVLKGVTFAVPRGARVALVGPSGAGKSTVLGLIERFYDPDEGSLSLHGTDLRALDRQALRAQIGYVEQDTPILAGTLRDNLLIGAPDSSDAACTRVLEAVNLGTVLTRDGSQGLDTQVGEDGIMLSGGEKQRLAIARALLTAPPILLLDESTASLDGVNERLMREALDSVATGRTLVVIAHRLSTVVDSDLIVVLDGGEVIGQGTHAELVEQVPLYRELAQHQLLVPADTDA, from the coding sequence CTGTCCACCGCTCCCCCAGCCGGGACCAAGAAACGCAGTTCGCGCCCCGGCCGAAAACGCGGTCGCGAAGGCGCCGCGCCCAAGGGCCCGAGAGCGACCCTTGGCGAACTTTTGCCGTATCTCTTTGAGCAGAAAGCGCTGCTCACCGTCATCATTGTGCTGAGCCTGCTCGGGGCGATCACCTCGCTCGCACAGCCGCTCATCGTTGGCCAGGTCATCACGCGGGTGGGCGATGCAGAGCCGCTCGGCTGGCTCATCTGGGGCATCGTCGTGCTCGTCCTCTTCTCGGCACTCTTCAACAGCACGCAGCACTACCTGCTGCAGCGCATGGGCGAGGGCGTTGTGCTCTCGAGCCGCCGAACGCTCATCGCCAAGATTTTGCACCTGCCCATTAGCGAGTTCGATCAGCGCCGCACGGGCGACCTCGTCTCACGCATCGGCTCTGACACGACCCTCCTGCGAGCGGTGCTCACTCAGGGGCTCGTCGAGGTCGTGGGCGGCGCCCTCATGTTTATCGGCGCGCTCATCGCGATGCTCATCATCGACCCGGTGCTCTTCGCGATCACCTTCGGGGTGCTGCTCGTTGCCCTGCTGCTCGTGCTGGCGCTCGGCTCACGCATCGGCCCCGCCGTTGCCCGTTCACAGGAGAAGGTGGGCGACCTCGCAGCGAGTGTGGATCGCGCGATCTCGTCGATCCGCACCATTCGCGCGGCCGGCGCGACCGAGCGCGAGGCAGCGACGATCACCGAGCAGGCCGAGTCGGCCTACGGCTACGGCCTCAAGGTCGCGCGCATCTCGGCGTTCATCGTTCCGGTCTCGTTTATCGCACTGCAGGTCTCGTTTCTCGCCGTGCTCGGCGCCGGTGGCTACCGCGTCGCGACGGGAACGCTCGAGATCTCGAGCCTCGTCGTGTTTCTCATTTTTCTCTTCATGCTCGTGCAGCCGCTCGGCCTCGCCTTCGGCGCGATCAATGCAGCAAACCAGGCGCTCGGCGCGCTCGGCCGCATTCAAGAGATCACGAGGCTCAGCACAGAGACCGAGCACGACGCCGAGATCGCGGCCGCGACGCCCGAGGGGCGCATCGTGCCGCTCGAGGTGCCAACGAGCGGCGACGTACCGGCGATCGCGCTCGACAACGTACACTTCACCTACCGCTCGGCCGCACCGTTCAGGCTCAGCGACGTGCCAGAGGGCTCAGGCCGGCGCGCAATGCGTGACTACGAGGCCGCACCGGCCGAGATCATCGAGACCCGCGTACTCAAGGGCGTGACTTTTGCGGTGCCGCGGGGCGCGCGCGTCGCGCTCGTGGGCCCGTCTGGCGCCGGCAAGTCGACCGTGCTCGGTCTCATCGAGCGCTTCTACGACCCCGACGAGGGCTCGCTGTCGCTGCACGGAACCGACCTTCGCGCGCTCGACCGCCAGGCCCTTCGCGCGCAGATCGGCTACGTCGAGCAAGACACCCCCATTCTCGCCGGAACCCTGCGAGACAACCTGCTCATCGGCGCACCCGACTCGAGCGACGCGGCCTGCACCCGGGTGCTCGAGGCCGTGAACCTCGGCACCGTTCTCACCCGCGACGGTTCGCAGGGGCTCGACACCCAGGTCGGCGAAGACGGCATCATGCTCTCGGGCGGCGAGAAGCAGCGCCTCGCGATCGCGCGCGCGCTGCTCACTGCCCCACCCATTCTGTTGCTCGACGAATCGACCGCATCGCTCGACGGCGTCAACGAGCGCCTCATGCGCGAGGCCCTCGACTCGGTCGCGACCGGGCGCACGCTCGTCGTGATCGCGCACCGGCTCTCGACCGTGGTTGACTCAGACCTCATCGTCGTGCTCGACGGCGGCGAGGTCATCGGCCAGGGCACGCATGCCGAGCTCGTCGAGCAGGTGCCCCTGTACCGTGAGCTCGCGCAGCACCAGCTGCTCGTGCCGGCCGACACCGACGCCTAG